In Solobacterium moorei, a single genomic region encodes these proteins:
- the murB gene encoding UDP-N-acetylmuramate dehydrogenase encodes MDKILERLRFYAVTEVDKPLRTMTTLRIGGNAKYVVYPETYVAIDGIFRIIEENQLPFKVIGKGSDLLCSDDEFEGVVICLDRFFNHQYFDGNDLVAEAGCSIISLSTEAMKRGLSGLEFASGIPGTVGGCLFMNAGAYNISMKDVVKEVLVYRDHQLTWLPVSECDFSYRHSIFQTNKSWLILGVRYGLTPKPKEEIEALMDSRRKRRVDSQPLNFPSCGSVFKNPEGHNAWQLIDGIGYRGKQIGGAMVSDKHCNFILNVHKATALEYLTLIEEIQREVKNKYNIDLKMEVEKFNWK; translated from the coding sequence ATGGATAAAATTTTAGAGCGATTACGCTTTTACGCTGTTACAGAAGTAGATAAACCTTTAAGAACGATGACTACGCTACGTATTGGTGGGAATGCAAAGTATGTTGTATACCCAGAAACATATGTTGCGATTGATGGAATCTTCCGTATCATCGAAGAGAATCAACTCCCATTTAAAGTGATTGGTAAGGGCAGTGATTTACTATGTTCTGATGATGAATTTGAAGGTGTTGTTATCTGCTTGGATCGCTTCTTTAATCATCAATACTTTGATGGAAACGACCTCGTGGCAGAAGCAGGATGCTCAATTATTTCTTTATCAACAGAAGCGATGAAGCGTGGACTCTCTGGTTTAGAGTTTGCCAGTGGTATTCCTGGTACAGTTGGTGGGTGTCTTTTCATGAATGCAGGTGCTTATAACATCAGTATGAAGGATGTTGTAAAAGAAGTACTTGTATATAGAGACCACCAATTAACTTGGTTACCAGTATCTGAATGTGATTTCTCATATCGTCATAGTATCTTCCAAACGAATAAAAGTTGGTTGATTCTTGGTGTACGCTATGGACTTACACCAAAGCCAAAAGAAGAGATTGAAGCATTGATGGATTCTCGTCGTAAGAGAAGAGTAGATTCACAACCACTGAACTTCCCAAGTTGTGGTTCTGTATTTAAGAATCCGGAAGGCCATAATGCATGGCAACTGATTGATGGCATTGGCTATCGTGGCAAACAAATCGGTGGAGCGATGGTCAGCGATAAACATTGTAATTTCATCTTGAATGTTCATAAAGCAACCGCACTTGAGTATTTAACTTTGATTGAAGAAATTCAAAGAGAAGTTAAGAATAAATATAACATTGATCTCAAGATGGAAGTGGAGAAGTTCAATTGGAAGTAA
- a CDS encoding cell division protein FtsQ/DivIB, protein MEVKKNRLNADFEKIPEAVERIFKNKRLAANLKLFRSRQPALFNLAVIVAILVIMVMYLLSPMSSVRAVSIDGANYLSNDYIKKIAGVNTSSKLYFTVPVLVERKLEVNPLIEDAKVSLNSGNTVTITVKEKKLVGYQSEGSGSIWFGNGEQTTIDDSNRQIVAALPKLIGFSDKELLKKVSAALNEIDDSILQQISTISVYPLRYDAHALLVHMRIGSYFVASYSNLKILNDYFTIYSQATDKTKCLWGTSKDQVAYTAACPWEQKESDTATAVTNVSYWYDAEGNVRTDANGLPIEKHFYTDAEGNVAVDANGNPIAIPIDDKGIEVIDDKFQENYAAGYYTTGVLNTPTPAQ, encoded by the coding sequence TTGGAAGTAAAGAAGAATCGATTAAACGCAGATTTTGAGAAGATTCCTGAAGCGGTTGAAAGAATCTTTAAAAATAAGCGATTGGCAGCAAATCTTAAATTATTTCGTTCTAGACAACCAGCATTATTTAATCTGGCAGTGATAGTCGCAATTCTTGTGATTATGGTGATGTATTTACTATCACCAATGTCTTCTGTTAGAGCGGTATCTATTGATGGTGCCAATTATCTGAGTAATGACTATATTAAGAAAATTGCTGGTGTAAATACCTCATCAAAGCTATATTTTACAGTACCTGTATTAGTGGAAAGAAAACTAGAAGTCAATCCACTCATTGAAGATGCAAAGGTTAGTCTTAACAGTGGAAATACGGTTACGATTACCGTTAAAGAAAAGAAATTAGTTGGCTACCAATCAGAAGGTAGTGGATCAATATGGTTTGGAAATGGAGAACAAACGACTATTGATGATAGCAATCGGCAAATAGTCGCAGCACTTCCAAAGTTAATAGGTTTTAGTGATAAAGAGTTATTAAAGAAAGTATCGGCTGCATTAAATGAGATTGATGATTCAATTTTGCAGCAGATTTCTACAATTTCTGTATATCCATTGCGTTATGATGCACATGCATTACTGGTACACATGCGTATTGGCAGTTACTTTGTGGCTTCATATAGTAATCTTAAGATTTTAAATGATTACTTTACAATCTACAGTCAAGCTACTGATAAAACAAAGTGTTTATGGGGTACTAGCAAAGATCAAGTTGCCTATACAGCTGCTTGTCCATGGGAACAGAAAGAATCTGATACGGCAACAGCAGTCACGAATGTTTCGTACTGGTATGACGCGGAGGGCAATGTACGCACTGATGCAAATGGATTACCAATTGAGAAACATTTCTATACAGATGCTGAAGGAAATGTGGCAGTCGATGCTAATGGTAATCCTATCGCAATACCAATCGATGACAAAGGAATTGAGGTCATTGATGATAAGTTCCAAGAAAATTACGCAGCAGGATATTACACTACTGGTGTATTGAATACACCAACACCTGCACAGTAA
- a CDS encoding Asp23/Gls24 family envelope stress response protein, whose product MTVEKKTNYGSISVSEEAVASLAGGVITESYGVVGMASKQILKDGWAELLKKENYTKGVVVRNGKAGLEIDLYIVVSFGVKISEVVTEAQKKVKYMLEKSLSQEVAQVNVFVQGVRVVV is encoded by the coding sequence ATGACAGTTGAAAAGAAAACAAACTATGGTAGTATCTCCGTTTCGGAAGAAGCAGTTGCTTCATTAGCTGGTGGGGTAATTACAGAATCTTATGGTGTTGTTGGTATGGCCAGCAAACAAATTTTAAAAGATGGCTGGGCAGAACTATTAAAGAAGGAAAACTATACAAAAGGTGTAGTTGTTCGTAATGGTAAAGCTGGTTTAGAAATTGATTTATATATCGTTGTAAGCTTTGGTGTTAAGATTTCAGAAGTTGTAACTGAAGCACAGAAGAAAGTAAAGTATATGCTTGAAAAGTCACTCTCTCAGGAAGTTGCCCAGGTGAATGTCTTTGTTCAGGGCGTTCGCGTCGTAGTATAA
- a CDS encoding DAK2 domain-containing protein — MEKINGLILKNLLESGAHNLSNQRKAVDAMNVFPVPDGDTGTNMSLTILNGISEVTKSGSESLSTVAKIFSRGLLMGARGNSGVILSQIFRGFAQYAKDKEELTVKEFSEALMNGSKMAYKAVMRPTEGTILTVVRESAEYGEIFINDHPEASMEEFVNYIVDEANASLQRTPELLDVLKEAHCVDSGAMGYVTILDGFKSCLQGKPITENLAGDTAETEVHEKASGYRVEYIVSLSDNGKKTFKEERVRKQLEQIGNDIQLSVKEDAFTLSVHSMTPGEVLMLGQKYGKFTKVQVEDIQSDLQPSLMETEEAAIENAAYGIIAVAAGEGLKKLFTDYRVNYVVSGGQTMNPSTEDFVTAISKVHADTIYILPNNSNIIMAAKQAAEVTEDKKIIVIETKSVPQGLSACISFNPEEAVDTNTEAMNEAITLVKTGSVTYAVKDTMVDGKQINSGDYMAILEKDIIFNEKDKLAVTKELIKNMCDEDTEVVTLIKGSEATDEECEEIRQFIEQNYNVDIDVEDGQQPVYSFIIGAE, encoded by the coding sequence ATGGAAAAGATTAATGGTTTAATTTTAAAGAATTTACTGGAAAGTGGAGCACACAATCTAAGCAATCAACGTAAAGCAGTTGATGCGATGAATGTATTCCCAGTACCAGATGGAGATACCGGTACAAATATGTCTTTGACTATTTTGAATGGTATCTCAGAAGTGACAAAGAGTGGATCTGAATCACTATCAACTGTTGCGAAGATTTTCAGCCGTGGTCTATTAATGGGTGCACGTGGTAACTCTGGGGTTATCTTATCCCAGATTTTCCGTGGCTTTGCGCAATACGCAAAAGATAAAGAAGAACTAACTGTTAAAGAATTCTCTGAAGCTTTAATGAATGGTTCTAAGATGGCTTATAAGGCTGTTATGCGTCCTACAGAAGGTACAATTTTAACAGTTGTAAGAGAAAGTGCAGAGTATGGGGAAATCTTTATTAATGACCACCCGGAAGCTTCTATGGAAGAGTTTGTAAATTATATTGTTGATGAAGCAAATGCTTCTTTACAACGTACACCTGAATTATTAGATGTACTTAAGGAAGCACATTGTGTAGACTCTGGTGCGATGGGTTATGTAACAATTCTTGATGGTTTCAAGTCTTGTCTACAAGGTAAGCCAATCACGGAGAACCTTGCAGGGGATACCGCAGAAACAGAAGTACATGAAAAGGCTTCTGGATATCGTGTTGAATATATCGTTTCCCTCAGCGATAATGGTAAAAAGACTTTCAAGGAAGAAAGAGTTCGCAAGCAACTAGAACAGATTGGCAACGACATTCAACTATCTGTAAAAGAAGATGCGTTCACATTAAGTGTTCATTCCATGACTCCAGGTGAAGTATTAATGCTTGGCCAGAAATATGGTAAGTTTACCAAAGTTCAGGTTGAAGATATCCAATCCGACTTACAACCATCCTTAATGGAAACTGAAGAAGCTGCAATTGAAAATGCGGCTTATGGTATTATTGCTGTAGCTGCTGGTGAAGGCTTGAAGAAGTTGTTTACAGATTACCGTGTAAACTATGTTGTAAGTGGCGGTCAAACAATGAACCCATCAACAGAAGATTTCGTAACAGCGATTTCAAAGGTGCATGCGGATACAATCTATATCTTGCCAAATAACTCAAATATTATCATGGCCGCAAAACAAGCTGCTGAAGTTACAGAAGATAAGAAGATTATCGTTATTGAAACAAAATCTGTACCACAAGGCTTAAGTGCATGCATTAGCTTCAACCCAGAGGAAGCAGTAGATACCAATACTGAAGCGATGAATGAAGCTATCACATTAGTAAAGACCGGTTCTGTTACTTACGCTGTTAAGGATACAATGGTAGATGGCAAGCAGATTAATTCCGGTGACTACATGGCTATCTTAGAAAAGGACATTATCTTCAATGAGAAGGACAAGTTAGCAGTTACTAAAGAATTAATCAAGAACATGTGTGATGAAGATACAGAAGTTGTAACACTTATCAAGGGTTCGGAAGCTACTGATGAAGAGTGCGAAGAAATTCGTCAATTCATTGAACAGAACTATAACGTAGATATCGACGTTGAAGATGGTCAACAACCTGTATATAGTTTCATTATCGGTGCTGAATAA
- a CDS encoding MFS transporter has product MDNTKQLNIEYFSLQSLFWMTYCMVVGFSVTYLLSCGYSNSEAGYILASANICALILQPFLADLADHSKKINAMTILLISIAIIFVCSIGLFFISIRSAVLTLIYIVMITLANAVIAFLTSVQFLMDTSKSKINFGLCRAGGSLCFAILSALMGIMIERIGMKSIPTALFIVTLLIIVLCMYITRHRINDKQTTGSTLEKRQSSSLFVFFRENPKFMILSVAMLFIYYAHAFITNFTISIVRNVGGNHREMGYLIAFMALMELPGMIGFKEISRRFKVSSLLLFSMIMFSVKAIIVWLSPSLITLTFGFALQVVSFALYIPASVQYANIIIDEKDTVKAQMMFNFMQAGGAVFSSIIGGWLIDFSGISHALLVGAILSCIGTMIAFMGIQNTKR; this is encoded by the coding sequence ATGGATAATACAAAGCAATTAAATATCGAATACTTTTCATTACAATCGTTATTTTGGATGACGTACTGCATGGTTGTTGGATTTTCTGTCACCTATCTTTTATCGTGTGGATATTCCAATTCGGAAGCAGGTTACATCTTAGCATCCGCGAATATTTGTGCGTTAATCTTGCAACCGTTTTTAGCAGATTTAGCAGATCATTCAAAGAAGATTAATGCAATGACGATATTACTTATATCGATAGCGATTATTTTTGTATGTTCAATCGGATTATTCTTCATTAGTATTCGTTCTGCTGTATTAACGTTGATATATATAGTGATGATAACGCTAGCGAATGCAGTTATTGCTTTTTTGACATCAGTACAATTTTTAATGGATACTTCAAAGTCTAAAATTAACTTTGGCTTATGCCGTGCAGGAGGATCTCTATGTTTTGCGATTCTTTCTGCCTTGATGGGTATAATGATTGAAAGAATCGGAATGAAATCCATTCCGACAGCATTATTTATTGTTACATTATTAATCATCGTATTATGTATGTATATTACACGTCATCGTATTAATGACAAGCAGACAACTGGATCAACTTTAGAGAAGAGGCAATCAAGTTCATTATTTGTTTTCTTTCGTGAGAATCCAAAGTTTATGATTTTATCTGTAGCGATGTTGTTTATCTATTATGCACATGCTTTTATAACAAATTTTACGATTTCCATTGTGCGTAATGTTGGTGGTAATCATCGCGAGATGGGATATTTGATTGCGTTTATGGCACTCATGGAACTGCCAGGTATGATTGGTTTTAAGGAGATTAGCCGTCGTTTTAAAGTATCTTCGTTGCTCTTATTTTCAATGATTATGTTTAGTGTGAAGGCAATCATTGTTTGGCTTTCACCATCGTTAATAACTTTAACATTTGGGTTTGCCTTACAGGTTGTTTCTTTTGCATTATATATTCCTGCATCTGTACAATATGCAAATATCATTATTGATGAGAAAGACACTGTCAAAGCACAGATGATGTTTAACTTCATGCAGGCAGGTGGTGCAGTATTTTCTTCGATTATCGGTGGATGGTTAATTGACTTTAGTGGTATATCCCATGCATTACTGGTCGGTGCTATTTTATCTTGTATCGGTACGATGATTGCCTTTATGGGTATACAAAATACAAAGAGGTAA
- a CDS encoding MBL fold metallo-hydrolase yields MKKFTNHIYYMDNNPETDQPYVYLIHGSKFNLQIDAGNSPENYHKFLSEVKELGLKEPKLLAITHWHWDHTFGMVACNVPMIASVKTNEYLMKAKNWKWTEEAMRNRLKTGEDIEFCYDCMHKQYSDIGMIQVCEADITFDSELEIDLGDVHVKGIQIDTPHTRDAVLYYVKEEKVVIAADAEYEDYYDNNSQYDPARLASFIQFLNELDFEYYLRGHDEFKLTKEEILNKLKGAM; encoded by the coding sequence ATGAAGAAATTTACAAATCATATTTATTACATGGACAATAACCCTGAAACAGATCAACCTTACGTATATCTGATTCATGGTTCTAAGTTTAACTTACAGATAGATGCTGGTAACAGCCCTGAAAACTATCATAAGTTTTTATCAGAAGTGAAAGAATTAGGTTTAAAGGAACCTAAGCTTTTAGCGATTACGCATTGGCACTGGGATCATACCTTTGGTATGGTTGCTTGTAATGTACCGATGATTGCTTCTGTAAAGACCAATGAATACTTAATGAAAGCAAAGAATTGGAAATGGACAGAAGAGGCAATGCGGAATCGTTTAAAAACTGGCGAAGATATTGAATTTTGCTATGACTGCATGCATAAGCAGTATTCAGATATTGGAATGATTCAAGTATGTGAAGCAGATATTACATTTGATAGTGAACTAGAAATTGATTTAGGAGATGTTCATGTAAAAGGTATCCAAATAGATACACCACATACAAGAGATGCAGTTTTATATTATGTGAAAGAAGAGAAGGTGGTAATTGCGGCTGATGCGGAATACGAAGACTATTATGATAATAATAGTCAGTATGATCCTGCGCGCTTAGCATCCTTTATTCAATTTTTAAATGAATTAGATTTTGAATATTATTTACGCGGGCATGATGAGTTTAAACTAACAAAAGAAGAAATCTTAAATAAGCTTAAAGGCGCAATGTAA
- the recG gene encoding ATP-dependent DNA helicase RecG, translating to MDLSDKRLKLTSKRLTVLHQLGLYTTDDLLMYYPYRYETITSSAFADWKIKDKVWFEGEVIQLPRSWRKGRLVTTTFQVRSQEQILTITIFNRPWAKSLNLNQILTIQGVYQGNSKVTAISYDTKPLAEHAAITPIYSIKAGIRQKTLQTIIYSVLNQLQDEIIDDIPDEFRQAYRLLTLKVAYRCIHIPSSMIEVQAAVRTLKYAEFLRFFTAIQLMRSTDGIRITKKPKIFSSKKIQQAIQSLSFELTADQKDTLEKILNDMGSTYTMYRLVQGDVGCGKTVVATLALYAAFLSGYQGAMLAPTEILARQHYISVNKVLAPFGVKTEVLYSALMPAKKKEILEDVASGKINILIGTHSMIQDSVTFHKLGLTIADEQQRFGVSQRKALKQKGEQVDFLLMSATPIPRTLAASLFGDMDVSTIETMPAGRITPVTTLVKENSFRTVLDDVKCLLKSGRQLYVICAAVDENEEYHVRNVYDTTESIQKLFSQYKVACLHGRMTADEKQAIMQAFNTNDIQILVSTTVVEVGVNVVNATGMIIYDADRFGLSQLHQLRGRIQRGSEQGYCWLLTASHEERVLQRLDVLVKSNNGFEISYEDLRLRGPGDILGTRQSGLPDFILGNIVEDTAMINQARKDALKVMESADNPDYQILLETVRKRNEKNAEYAD from the coding sequence ATGGATTTAAGTGATAAGAGACTAAAATTAACTTCAAAAAGATTGACAGTATTACATCAACTAGGGCTTTATACAACGGATGATCTTTTGATGTATTATCCGTATCGTTATGAGACAATCACGTCCTCTGCTTTTGCGGATTGGAAAATCAAAGATAAAGTCTGGTTTGAAGGGGAAGTCATTCAGTTACCAAGAAGTTGGCGTAAAGGAAGACTTGTAACAACCACTTTTCAAGTACGTTCTCAGGAGCAAATATTGACAATCACAATATTTAATCGACCTTGGGCGAAGAGCTTAAATTTAAATCAAATCTTAACAATACAGGGTGTATATCAAGGTAATAGCAAAGTTACTGCTATCAGCTATGATACAAAGCCCTTAGCAGAACATGCGGCCATTACACCTATCTATAGTATTAAAGCAGGGATACGCCAAAAGACATTGCAGACAATTATTTATTCTGTTCTAAATCAATTACAGGATGAAATTATCGATGATATTCCTGATGAATTTAGACAAGCATATCGTTTACTAACGCTGAAAGTTGCATATCGTTGTATTCACATTCCTAGCAGTATGATTGAAGTGCAGGCTGCCGTACGTACATTAAAGTACGCTGAATTCTTGCGTTTCTTTACTGCGATACAACTCATGCGTAGTACAGATGGAATTCGTATCACAAAGAAACCAAAAATCTTTTCTTCAAAGAAAATCCAACAAGCAATTCAAAGTCTTAGCTTTGAATTAACAGCTGATCAAAAAGATACATTAGAGAAGATTTTGAATGATATGGGTAGTACTTATACAATGTATCGTTTGGTACAAGGTGATGTTGGTTGTGGTAAGACTGTTGTTGCGACACTTGCCTTATATGCTGCCTTTCTAAGTGGATATCAAGGTGCAATGCTAGCGCCAACGGAAATTCTTGCTCGACAGCATTACATATCAGTCAACAAAGTTCTTGCGCCATTCGGCGTTAAAACAGAAGTTCTATATTCAGCATTAATGCCTGCGAAGAAGAAAGAGATTTTGGAAGATGTAGCTTCTGGAAAAATCAATATCTTGATTGGTACACATAGTATGATTCAAGATTCTGTTACATTTCATAAGTTAGGATTAACCATTGCAGATGAGCAACAACGTTTTGGCGTTTCACAACGCAAAGCTTTAAAACAAAAGGGAGAGCAAGTTGATTTCCTTTTGATGAGTGCAACACCAATTCCTAGAACACTAGCAGCTTCGCTATTTGGTGATATGGATGTTAGTACGATAGAGACTATGCCAGCTGGAAGAATTACGCCTGTCACAACACTAGTCAAAGAGAATAGTTTCCGTACAGTTCTAGATGATGTAAAATGTTTGCTTAAAAGTGGAAGACAACTTTATGTTATCTGTGCAGCTGTTGATGAAAATGAAGAGTATCATGTTAGAAATGTGTATGATACAACTGAATCGATACAGAAGTTGTTTTCACAATATAAAGTAGCATGTTTGCATGGCCGTATGACGGCAGATGAAAAACAAGCAATCATGCAAGCATTTAACACTAATGATATTCAGATATTGGTATCTACAACTGTCGTTGAGGTTGGTGTGAATGTTGTTAATGCGACAGGAATGATTATCTATGATGCCGATCGCTTTGGACTTTCACAATTACATCAGTTACGTGGTCGTATTCAACGTGGTAGTGAACAAGGATATTGTTGGTTATTAACAGCTAGTCATGAAGAACGCGTATTACAACGTTTGGATGTACTTGTTAAATCTAACAATGGCTTTGAGATATCGTATGAAGATTTACGTTTGCGTGGGCCCGGTGATATACTTGGTACTAGGCAAAGTGGTCTCCCAGACTTTATTTTAGGGAATATTGTTGAGGATACTGCGATGATTAATCAAGCGCGGAAAGACGCGTTAAAAGTGATGGAATCTGCGGATAATCCTGATTATCAAATCTTATTAGAAACCGTTCGAAAACGGAATGAAAAGAATGCGGAATATGCAGATTAG